One region of Ornithorhynchus anatinus isolate Pmale09 chromosome X5, mOrnAna1.pri.v4, whole genome shotgun sequence genomic DNA includes:
- the AIF1 gene encoding LOW QUALITY PROTEIN: allograft inflammatory factor 1 (The sequence of the model RefSeq protein was modified relative to this genomic sequence to represent the inferred CDS: inserted 1 base in 1 codon; deleted 3 bases in 2 codons; substituted 2 bases at 2 genomic stop codons), translating into MSQGQNLQGGKAYGEFLLQQKQRLDGSIRSSXTTPKYSTDEELPQKLRAFLQXKYMEFDPNGDGDIDIMSLKRMLEKLGTPKXHLELKKMIGGRWQGARERTISYQDFVRMMLGKKSAIFKCGRTPLLLILMYEEKGREQEKPTGPPAKKTISELP; encoded by the exons ATGAGTCAAGGCCAAAATCTGCAGG ggggCAAGGCCTATGGGGAGTTCCTCCTTCAGCAGAAACAGAGACTGGATGGATCAATCAG GAGTTCCTAGACGACCCCCAAGTACAGCACTGATGAGGAGCTGCCGCAGAAGCTGCGGGCCTTTCTCCAGTGA AAATACATGGAATTCGACCCT AACGGAGACGGGGACATTG ACATCATGTCCCTGAAGAGGATGCTGGAGAAGCTGGGGACGCCAA ACCACTTGGAGCTGAAGAAGATGATCggggggaggtggcagggggccagagagaggaccATCTCTTAC CAGGATTTCGTCCGCATGATGTTGGGGAAGAAATCGGCCATCTTTAAATGTGGGAGGACTCCCCTTCTTCT AATCCTGATGTAcgaggagaaaggcagggagcaggagaagCCCACAGGGCCGCCCGCTAAGAAGACCATCTCAGAGTTGCCCTGA